In Candidatus Eisenbacteria bacterium, the genomic stretch CCGGAGCTGTCGATGGGCATGAGCGGTGACTTCGGGGTCGCGGTCGAGGAAGGAGCCACGATGGTGCGAGTGGGAACGGCTCTCTTCGGCCCGCGCGGCTAGGAGCGCGGATGTTCGTCTTCGGAAACCTGGTGCAGGCGATCGCGGTGGTGCTGGACGTCGTGCTCCAGGCGCTGCTGCTGGTCATCCTGATCAATGCGCTCCTGTCGTGGGTGCGGCCCGATCCCAGCAATCCGATCGTCCAGTTCCTCGATCGGGTCTCGGACCTGGTCTGCAATCCGATCCGGCGCGTGATTCCGACCAACGTCTCGGGAATCGACTTCGCCCCGTTCGTGGCCATGCTCGTCATCTGGTTCGTAAAAATGTTCCTGGTCAGCACCCTGAACGACGTCGCCGTGCGTATGGGGTGAGCGCGCGGCTCAGGGTGCGGGTCCAACCCGGGGCGAGGAGCGCCGGACTGGAAGGCCGCATGCCTGACGGAGCGTTGAAGTTGAAGGTCCGCGAGCCCGCTCGGGAGGGCCGCGCAAACGAGGCGGTATCTGTTTTGCTGGCCGAGCATCTGAGGGTGCCACGGCGCGCCGTACAGGTGATTCGCGGGGCATCCTCCCGCGACAAAGTGGTTGACGTGGAAGGGCTTTCGGCCGAGGCGCTGGAAGCTCGGATCGACCAAGCCCTGGAAAAGCAGACGGGGATCGGGAAGAGCCAATGATGCTGTCGGAACCGACCGTGACGAGCCCGCTCAAGCGGGAGATCGACGAAGCCGCCGCCTTCGTGGCCGCGCGGACGCGCACGCGGCCGGAGGCCGGCATCGTTCTCGGCACGGGCCTCGGTGACTTCGCCAGAGCGCTCGAGGTCGAGACCGTGGTGCCCTACGCCGACATCCCGCACTTCCCGGTGTCGACGGTGGAGAGCCATGCGGGTGAGCTGCACCTCGGGACGCTCGCCGGCCACGCGGTGGCGGTGATGAAGGGGCGGGTCCACTACTACGAGGGCTACACCATGCGCCAGGTGGCCTTCCCGATCCGCGTGCTCGCGGCGCTCGGCTGCCGCACGCTGGTGCTCACCAACGCCTGTGGCGCCATGAATCCCGGGATGAAGGCCGGGTCCATCGTCGCCGTCACCGATCACATCAATCTGATGGGCGACAGCCCGCTGATCGGCGACAACGACGAAGCACTCGGTCCGCGCTTTCCCGACATGAGTGAGCCCTACTCGCGCGGGCTGGTGTCGCTCGCCGAACAAGTGGCGCAAGAGCAGGGCATCACGCTCCATCGAGCGGTGTTCGTGGCGGTTCCGGGTCCCAATCTCGAGACCGCCGCCGAGTACCGTTTCCTGCGCGGAATCGGTGCAGATGTTGTGGGCATGTCGCTGGTGCCCGAGAACCTCGTCGCGATCCACGGCGGCCAGCGCGTCCTGGCGCTGAGCGTCGTGACCGACGAGTGCAATCCCGACCACCTTCGTCCGGTGGACGTTCCGACGATCCTGTCGGTGGCGGCGCGAACCGCGCCGGCGCTCAGCAGCCTGATCTCGGAAGTCGTTCGCCGGCTCGATGAAGTCTAACGAGACGAAACCCGGCCCGTCGGCCGTCACGAGTCGCAGGAGGATCCATGGCCACCAAGCGCAAGACCGGAGCGGGCAAAGCCAAGGCTGCAAAGCCGCAAAAGAAGACGACCGCCCGACCGGCGCCGGCCAAGAAGACCATTCAGGCCAAGGCGAAGTCGAAGGCCGCGGCGGTGAAGGCCAAGCCGGCCAAGCCGGTGAAGGCCATCGAAAAGCCGGCCAAGGCGGTCAAGGCCGTGAAGCCTGCGGTGGTGAAGGCGGCGACGGAGAAGCCGGCGACGGAGAAGCCGGCCAAGCCGGCCAAGCCGGCCAAGGTCGTTCCCCTCAAGGTCAAGCCGGTGAAGCCGCCGGCGGTGGTGCGCCCGATCGGGGCGTTGCCGCCCGAAGCGGTGGCGCGCGCCATGCAGAAGGCGCCTACACCGGTGGCGCCTCGACCGAGCCGTCCCGCGGTCGTTCCCACGAGTCGTCCGACAACCGAAGAAGGAGCAGCGGGAGTGACCGAAAAGGACTACAAGGAATTCGAGCAGCGCTTGATGTCGGAGCGCCAGAAGATCTTGAAGGAGATGGGGCACCTCGAGAACACGGTGCTCAAGGTCAATCAGCGCGACAGCGCGGGAGATCTCTCCGGCTATTCA encodes the following:
- a CDS encoding purine-nucleoside phosphorylase, translated to MMLSEPTVTSPLKREIDEAAAFVAARTRTRPEAGIVLGTGLGDFARALEVETVVPYADIPHFPVSTVESHAGELHLGTLAGHAVAVMKGRVHYYEGYTMRQVAFPIRVLAALGCRTLVLTNACGAMNPGMKAGSIVAVTDHINLMGDSPLIGDNDEALGPRFPDMSEPYSRGLVSLAEQVAQEQGITLHRAVFVAVPGPNLETAAEYRFLRGIGADVVGMSLVPENLVAIHGGQRVLALSVVTDECNPDHLRPVDVPTILSVAARTAPALSSLISEVVRRLDEV
- a CDS encoding DUF167 domain-containing protein, whose product is MRVQPGARSAGLEGRMPDGALKLKVREPAREGRANEAVSVLLAEHLRVPRRAVQVIRGASSRDKVVDVEGLSAEALEARIDQALEKQTGIGKSQ
- a CDS encoding YggT family protein — translated: MFVFGNLVQAIAVVLDVVLQALLLVILINALLSWVRPDPSNPIVQFLDRVSDLVCNPIRRVIPTNVSGIDFAPFVAMLVIWFVKMFLVSTLNDVAVRMG
- a CDS encoding TraR/DksA C4-type zinc finger protein, producing MATKRKTGAGKAKAAKPQKKTTARPAPAKKTIQAKAKSKAAAVKAKPAKPVKAIEKPAKAVKAVKPAVVKAATEKPATEKPAKPAKPAKVVPLKVKPVKPPAVVRPIGALPPEAVARAMQKAPTPVAPRPSRPAVVPTSRPTTEEGAAGVTEKDYKEFEQRLMSERQKILKEMGHLENTVLKVNQRDSAGDLSGYSFHMADVGTDAMEREKAFLFASNEGALLKEIDEALRKVYGGEFGVCENCTRPIGRARLEAMPYARLCLSCKEAEERTGRGAS